The following proteins are encoded in a genomic region of Paenibacillus sp. FSL H3-0469:
- a CDS encoding alpha/beta hydrolase, which translates to MTNSSSHPKPAAPKSRSRLLKLLLILVSAVLLLAGSGFLYEAVASHSARKSYPAPGQLVDAGGYNLHIRQLGAGAPTIILEAGSGETSLSWRDIPEQLAEHATVVTYDRAGYAWSEQADTERSGANIVRELHTALRNADIPGPYLMVGHSLGGMYARLFTQTYPAEVTGLVLIDARPENDDRETKPILAAENIAGNPSASLLSLLKRSGVLRLFQDHLLTGLVAPQDRGAFINVISTPSYFAAKEQEAALASSTEDAIRGQNFGSLPVKVIARGLPQDYASFGVSEDAGRRLEAIWQEGQRSMLNLSSNSELIVAEKSGHMIIHDQPELVVQTILGMLAAGK; encoded by the coding sequence ATGACCAACTCTTCAAGTCATCCGAAACCTGCTGCACCGAAATCGCGAAGCAGGCTGCTTAAGCTCCTGCTGATCCTTGTGTCTGCTGTCCTGCTTCTCGCAGGGTCAGGGTTCCTATATGAAGCCGTTGCCTCCCACTCCGCCCGTAAAAGCTATCCTGCACCGGGTCAATTGGTGGATGCCGGAGGCTATAACCTCCACATTCGCCAGCTGGGAGCGGGAGCCCCGACTATCATTCTGGAAGCAGGCAGCGGCGAAACCAGCCTGTCGTGGAGAGATATTCCTGAACAGTTAGCTGAACATGCTACCGTTGTCACTTATGATAGGGCCGGGTATGCCTGGAGCGAGCAGGCGGATACGGAACGCTCAGGCGCCAATATCGTTCGTGAGCTGCATACGGCACTGAGAAATGCAGACATTCCCGGCCCCTACTTGATGGTCGGCCACTCTCTCGGCGGCATGTACGCCCGGCTGTTCACTCAGACCTACCCAGCAGAAGTAACCGGGCTGGTGCTGATTGATGCCAGACCCGAGAATGACGACCGCGAGACAAAGCCGATTCTGGCCGCTGAGAATATTGCCGGCAACCCCAGTGCTTCCCTGCTGAGTCTACTTAAGCGATCCGGTGTGCTGCGGCTATTCCAGGATCATCTACTCACGGGGCTGGTTGCTCCACAAGACCGCGGCGCGTTCATTAACGTTATTTCCACGCCCAGTTATTTTGCCGCCAAGGAGCAGGAGGCAGCGCTCGCCAGCTCTACCGAGGATGCCATCCGGGGACAGAACTTCGGCTCACTCCCGGTCAAGGTGATCGCCCGAGGCTTACCTCAGGACTATGCATCCTTCGGAGTCTCCGAAGATGCGGGCCGGCGGCTGGAAGCAATCTGGCAGGAAGGCCAGCGCAGTATGCTGAACCTGTCTTCCAACAGTGAACTTATAGTCGCCGAGAAAAGCGGGCATATGATCATTCATGATCAGCCGGAGCTGGTCGTCCAGACGATTCTCGGTATGCTCGCCGCAGGGAAGTGA
- a CDS encoding class I SAM-dependent methyltransferase: MTVWSSSRPVFETDERGTHLNTAWEGHRRFGYDLVRHIQPNRVVELGTYYGASHFAFCQSVKDHGLATECYAVDTWLGDQHSGLYDESCYQSVQSSSATYYPGISHLLRMTFDEALLQFADRSIDLLHIDGLHTYEAVKHDYESWLPKLADQGVILFHDIAAMQDDFGVHRLWEDLQKQYYAVQFEHSYGLGILMPKGCSPVTLSMHANWNVIKPMYP; this comes from the coding sequence ATGACGGTATGGAGCAGCAGCAGACCTGTGTTTGAGACGGATGAGCGGGGGACACATCTGAATACCGCTTGGGAAGGGCACCGCAGATTCGGCTATGACTTGGTCCGTCATATACAGCCGAACCGGGTAGTGGAGTTAGGAACTTATTATGGAGCTTCTCACTTCGCCTTCTGTCAGTCTGTCAAGGATCATGGGCTTGCAACGGAATGTTACGCAGTCGATACGTGGCTGGGCGACCAGCATTCGGGACTGTACGATGAATCCTGTTACCAATCCGTGCAATCCTCGTCGGCCACCTATTACCCCGGGATCTCCCATCTGCTGCGAATGACCTTCGACGAGGCATTGCTTCAATTTGCAGACCGAAGCATCGACTTGCTGCATATTGACGGCCTTCACACCTATGAGGCGGTTAAGCATGATTATGAGTCCTGGCTGCCGAAGCTGGCGGATCAAGGTGTTATTCTGTTCCATGATATTGCGGCTATGCAAGACGACTTCGGCGTGCACCGCCTGTGGGAAGATCTTCAGAAGCAGTACTATGCAGTACAATTCGAGCATAGCTATGGGCTTGGCATTCTGATGCCCAAGGGCTGTTCCCCGGTAACCTTGTCTATGCATGCCAACTGGAATGTAATCAAGCCGATGTACCCATAA
- a CDS encoding carbohydrate ABC transporter permease, protein MVKHRLQRNIQYGILVVLGLCFLLPLFWILLASFDTNAQQGIRFPNFTLDNFSAVLGDSGNLRSFGVGIILSGGQATLVVLASVLAAYPLSRYEMRFKKSFLLSILFMTALPITAVMVPVFQMFLFFKLQNSIFATMLFLTSSSLPYGIWMMKSFMDSVPIDLEEAAWIDGASVWGGLRRIVAPLMLPGIATIAIFTFSGSWGNFFVPYILLQTPEKLPASVTIYQFFGSHGMVEYGRLAAFSLLYTMPSVVLYMFSQRYMSKGFSMGGATKG, encoded by the coding sequence GTGGTCAAGCATAGGCTTCAACGTAATATCCAATACGGGATTCTGGTGGTTCTGGGACTCTGCTTCCTGCTGCCGTTATTCTGGATTCTGCTCGCTTCGTTTGATACAAATGCCCAGCAGGGTATTAGATTCCCTAATTTTACACTCGATAACTTCTCGGCAGTGCTCGGAGACAGCGGCAATCTGCGCTCGTTCGGCGTAGGGATCATTCTCTCCGGAGGGCAGGCAACCCTTGTTGTTCTTGCATCCGTACTGGCTGCGTATCCGTTATCCCGTTATGAGATGCGCTTCAAAAAAAGCTTCCTGCTCAGCATCCTCTTCATGACGGCTCTGCCAATTACGGCGGTTATGGTTCCGGTATTTCAGATGTTCCTGTTCTTCAAATTGCAGAACTCAATCTTCGCGACCATGCTCTTCCTCACATCCTCCTCCCTGCCCTACGGGATCTGGATGATGAAGAGCTTCATGGACTCCGTGCCGATCGATCTGGAGGAAGCAGCATGGATTGACGGGGCCTCCGTCTGGGGCGGACTCCGGAGAATCGTGGCCCCGCTCATGCTTCCGGGTATCGCGACGATTGCGATCTTTACCTTCTCGGGCAGCTGGGGGAACTTCTTCGTGCCGTACATCCTGCTCCAGACACCGGAGAAGCTGCCGGCCTCTGTCACGATCTATCAATTCTTCGGCAGCCATGGTATGGTCGAATATGGCAGACTCGCTGCCTTCTCACTGCTCTACACGATGCCTTCCGTAGTGCTGTATATGTTCTCCCAGCGGTATATGTCCAAGGGGTTCAGCATGGGCGGAGCGACAAAAGGATAA
- a CDS encoding lmo0937 family membrane protein encodes MLWGLIGLVVVVWLLGLIFNFMGNMIHLLLFVAAVLFVINLVKGRTRR; translated from the coding sequence ATGCTGTGGGGATTAATCGGACTTGTAGTAGTAGTATGGCTGTTAGGCCTTATCTTTAATTTCATGGGTAACATGATTCATCTGCTGCTGTTTGTCGCAGCGGTCCTGTTCGTGATTAACCTGGTTAAGGGACGGACGCGCAGATAA
- a CDS encoding alpha-mannosidase encodes MANNIDNNIVNKKTAHIISHTHWDREWYMPYEHHHLLLIELMDKLLDTLDQDPDYRYFHLDGQTIIREDYLQVRPEQRERLDRYIREGRIHFGPWYVLQDEFLTSGEANLRNLLIGHMDARPFGIISKTGYFPDSFGNMGQAPQILQQAGITNAIFGRGVKPTGFNNEVSENDTYESPYSEMVWRSPDGSEVLGVLFANWYCNGMEVPADPVAAKAYWDKNLADAEKFASTPHLLFMNGCDHQPIQTDLSEAIRTASSLYPDVEFVHSNFDEYLKALEDNLPGDLVTVEGELRSQHTDGWGTLVNTASSRVYLKQLNQSGQTLLEKVAEPLAAFAALAGVQAYPHALLTYAWKTLMQNHPHDSICGCSVDEVHREMVTRFAKSSQMAEAIAAQSAAALTEAIDVSSVAAWGPEAVPFTVFNTSGWSRTGTVTVELITAKRYFPQGPTPQGLARELKQEPLGEWQVMDEEGKVYPAQIEDLGVHFGYELPKDRFRQPYMARKVRMSFPAAEVAALGYRTYAMVPAAAAAGAEAAVLDSVHVQGHTMENAKLIVAVADNGTVTVTDKQSGAVYAGLNAYENTGDIGNEYVYRQPEGSEVLTTEGLTAEISIKEQSPSRVVMQTVLRWEVPASADETFLTEKQQMVPFTERTAQRSAQMVPLVLTTHYTLEAGSRMLQVSTSFNNQAKDQRLRALFPTGLEADHHYADSVFEVARRNNRPAAEWINPSNAQHQQVFVSVADGVHGLAVANKGLNEYEVLLDGKNTIAVTLLRSSSELGDWGVFETPEAQCLGQQSVEYAIIPYTGDGAVSGAYAQAYQYQIPWTVLQTQGPATRVPAVNGRPHSGGVTLPVSGQWLSWNSSASPLAFSTLKMAEETGDLVARWYNLGGEPAELKVQPAFGAEAVYESDVLERRVSKLAAAEQPVGGYKIVTQVYQLEK; translated from the coding sequence ATGGCTAACAACATAGACAACAACATAGTTAATAAAAAAACCGCACATATCATTTCGCATACGCACTGGGACCGTGAATGGTATATGCCTTATGAACATCATCATCTGCTATTGATTGAACTGATGGATAAGCTGCTCGATACGCTGGATCAAGATCCGGATTACCGCTATTTTCACCTGGACGGACAGACCATCATCCGCGAGGATTATCTCCAGGTCCGCCCGGAGCAGAGAGAGCGGCTGGACCGCTATATCCGGGAAGGACGCATTCATTTCGGTCCGTGGTACGTGCTTCAGGACGAGTTCCTGACCAGCGGGGAAGCAAATCTGCGCAACCTGCTGATCGGGCATATGGATGCGAGACCGTTCGGGATCATCTCCAAAACCGGATATTTCCCCGATTCCTTCGGCAATATGGGCCAGGCGCCGCAGATTCTCCAGCAGGCTGGAATTACGAATGCCATCTTCGGACGCGGCGTGAAGCCGACAGGCTTCAATAATGAAGTCAGCGAGAACGATACCTACGAGTCTCCTTATTCCGAGATGGTCTGGCGTTCCCCGGACGGTTCCGAGGTGCTGGGTGTGCTGTTCGCCAACTGGTACTGCAACGGCATGGAGGTTCCGGCAGACCCGGTTGCCGCCAAGGCATACTGGGACAAGAATCTCGCAGACGCCGAGAAGTTCGCTTCTACTCCGCATCTGCTGTTCATGAACGGCTGCGATCATCAGCCGATTCAGACCGATCTGTCGGAGGCCATCCGCACCGCCTCCAGCCTGTATCCCGATGTGGAGTTCGTGCATTCCAATTTCGACGAGTACCTGAAGGCGCTGGAAGACAATCTTCCAGGCGATCTGGTGACGGTGGAAGGGGAGCTGCGCAGCCAGCATACGGATGGATGGGGCACACTGGTAAACACAGCCTCATCGCGGGTGTATCTGAAGCAATTGAACCAATCCGGCCAGACCTTGCTGGAAAAGGTGGCTGAGCCATTGGCGGCGTTCGCTGCGCTGGCCGGGGTACAGGCCTATCCGCATGCGCTGCTGACCTATGCGTGGAAGACGCTCATGCAGAATCACCCGCATGACAGCATCTGCGGCTGCAGCGTGGATGAGGTGCACCGCGAGATGGTGACCCGGTTCGCCAAGAGCAGCCAGATGGCTGAGGCGATTGCCGCCCAGAGCGCGGCTGCGCTTACTGAAGCCATTGATGTCTCTTCGGTAGCGGCATGGGGACCGGAAGCCGTTCCGTTCACCGTATTTAATACCAGCGGCTGGTCCAGAACCGGAACGGTGACGGTGGAGCTGATTACGGCGAAGAGATATTTCCCTCAAGGCCCAACCCCGCAGGGGCTTGCACGGGAGCTGAAGCAGGAGCCCCTGGGCGAATGGCAGGTTATGGACGAAGAGGGTAAAGTCTATCCGGCCCAGATTGAGGATCTCGGGGTTCACTTCGGGTATGAGCTGCCCAAGGACCGCTTCCGCCAGCCTTATATGGCGCGTAAGGTGCGGATGAGCTTCCCGGCAGCGGAGGTGGCTGCGCTTGGGTACCGTACGTATGCTATGGTTCCCGCTGCCGCTGCCGCCGGTGCGGAAGCAGCCGTGCTGGATAGTGTACATGTCCAGGGCCATACCATGGAGAATGCCAAGCTGATCGTTGCGGTTGCGGACAACGGTACCGTGACTGTTACAGACAAGCAATCAGGTGCGGTCTATGCCGGATTGAATGCCTATGAGAACACCGGGGATATCGGCAATGAGTATGTGTACCGTCAGCCGGAAGGCAGCGAGGTGCTGACCACCGAAGGCTTGACAGCTGAGATTTCAATCAAGGAGCAGTCCCCGTCGCGTGTGGTGATGCAGACGGTGCTGCGCTGGGAGGTTCCGGCCAGTGCAGACGAGACTTTCCTTACCGAGAAGCAGCAGATGGTACCGTTCACGGAGCGCACAGCCCAGCGTTCGGCTCAGATGGTTCCGCTTGTGCTGACCACACACTATACACTGGAAGCTGGAAGCAGAATGCTGCAGGTAAGCACCAGCTTCAATAATCAGGCCAAGGATCAGCGGCTCAGAGCCTTGTTCCCTACAGGGCTTGAAGCGGACCACCACTATGCTGACTCCGTGTTCGAGGTGGCCAGACGTAATAACCGGCCTGCGGCAGAGTGGATCAATCCGAGTAATGCCCAGCATCAGCAGGTCTTCGTCAGCGTAGCGGACGGAGTCCATGGGCTTGCGGTTGCGAACAAGGGCCTGAATGAATACGAGGTACTGCTGGACGGCAAGAACACCATTGCAGTAACCCTGCTGCGCTCGTCCTCTGAACTCGGAGACTGGGGTGTGTTCGAGACGCCGGAGGCACAGTGCCTGGGCCAGCAATCCGTAGAATACGCGATCATCCCTTATACAGGTGACGGAGCGGTATCCGGTGCTTATGCCCAAGCTTACCAGTACCAGATTCCGTGGACGGTCCTTCAGACCCAAGGTCCTGCTACACGTGTTCCGGCCGTGAATGGACGTCCGCATTCAGGCGGAGTGACCCTGCCGGTATCGGGGCAGTGGTTAAGCTGGAACTCCAGTGCTTCGCCGCTGGCCTTCTCGACCCTCAAGATGGCAGAGGAGACGGGCGATCTCGTGGCCCGCTGGTACAACCTGGGCGGCGAACCGGCTGAACTCAAGGTTCAGCCTGCCTTCGGGGCAGAGGCTGTCTATGAGAGTGATGTGCTGGAGCGCCGTGTCTCGAAGCTTGCGGCAGCGGAGCAGCCTGTAGGCGGCTACAAGATCGTCACACAGGTGTACCAGTTGGAGAAGTAA
- the dcuS gene encoding DcuS/MalK family sensor histidine kinase: MRIGTKRLRLQTTITLMICLIVVLVLLIVYMMFGMRFSEEARSSLENKAITIARTVSRTPGVVDGLLAERDSGSIQRYAMDISAINDVQFVVVMDMGGIRRSHPDPALIGKHFMGGDEADALHGKETISVAEGSLGYSVRAFSPIFAADGRQVGAVAVGISLGSVRSAVQQNRWIIYSGILVGGLMGILGAVLLARKIKRMMFGMEPGEIAKLLEERSAMLQSTKEGILAVDKESRITLVNAEARRLMGSVGLNQEPLGKQAGQFWPLLRMEKVLETGEALQDKEVEQSGITLLVNVVPVRVNGIIEGAIATFRDKTEISILMERLSGISLYAEALRAQTHEFMNKLHVIMGLNTMRRYDRLEEYLTDIVQNIQTEADSVVRQVKDPVMVGFLLGKLSRIREADVRLVIRDEGMLPEAADHEVARELVTIAGNLLDNALEALQGADGKQIEIGFRYKDNQLTLLVSDNGTGIAAENGAHLFEQGYSTKGGDRGVGLYLVYRSVVKLGGTITYDSREGEGTEFTVQIPYRAKGDANG; encoded by the coding sequence GTGAGAATTGGTACCAAAAGATTACGCCTTCAGACCACCATCACTCTGATGATCTGCCTGATCGTCGTGCTGGTGCTGCTGATTGTGTATATGATGTTCGGCATGAGATTCTCCGAAGAGGCCCGGTCCTCTCTGGAGAACAAGGCCATCACCATTGCCCGTACGGTCTCCCGTACGCCGGGAGTGGTGGACGGGCTGCTTGCCGAGCGAGATTCCGGCAGTATTCAGCGGTATGCTATGGATATCAGCGCCATCAATGACGTGCAATTCGTGGTCGTGATGGATATGGGAGGCATTCGCCGCTCGCACCCAGATCCAGCCCTGATCGGCAAGCACTTCATGGGCGGGGATGAGGCGGATGCGCTGCACGGCAAGGAGACCATATCCGTGGCTGAAGGCTCGCTCGGTTATTCCGTGAGAGCGTTCTCACCGATTTTTGCCGCTGACGGCAGGCAGGTTGGAGCAGTAGCAGTAGGCATATCGCTGGGCAGCGTCCGTTCCGCCGTACAGCAGAACCGCTGGATTATCTACTCGGGCATCCTGGTCGGCGGGCTGATGGGGATATTAGGTGCCGTCCTGCTCGCCCGCAAAATCAAGCGGATGATGTTCGGCATGGAGCCGGGAGAAATCGCCAAATTGCTGGAGGAGCGCAGCGCCATGCTGCAATCGACCAAGGAGGGGATTCTGGCCGTCGATAAGGAATCGCGGATTACCCTTGTGAATGCCGAGGCCCGGAGGCTGATGGGCAGCGTTGGCTTGAACCAGGAACCGCTAGGCAAGCAGGCCGGGCAGTTCTGGCCGCTGCTGCGGATGGAGAAGGTGCTGGAGACCGGAGAGGCCTTGCAGGACAAGGAAGTGGAGCAGAGCGGCATCACGCTGCTGGTGAATGTGGTCCCGGTCCGGGTGAACGGAATTATCGAAGGCGCGATTGCTACGTTCCGGGACAAGACTGAGATCAGTATTCTGATGGAGCGGCTCTCCGGCATCTCCCTGTACGCCGAAGCGCTGCGTGCCCAGACCCATGAGTTCATGAACAAGCTGCATGTCATAATGGGACTGAATACGATGCGCAGATACGACCGGCTTGAGGAATATCTCACGGATATTGTGCAGAATATCCAGACAGAGGCGGACTCGGTGGTCCGGCAGGTCAAAGACCCGGTGATGGTCGGCTTCCTGCTCGGCAAGCTCAGCAGAATCAGGGAGGCCGATGTGCGGCTGGTGATCCGGGATGAAGGTATGCTGCCTGAAGCAGCAGATCATGAGGTAGCGCGGGAACTGGTCACCATTGCAGGTAACCTGCTGGACAATGCGCTGGAAGCACTCCAAGGTGCAGACGGTAAGCAGATCGAGATTGGATTCCGGTACAAGGACAACCAGCTTACTCTTCTGGTTAGTGATAACGGGACAGGCATCGCTGCAGAGAATGGGGCGCACTTGTTTGAGCAGGGCTATTCGACCAAAGGCGGAGACCGTGGCGTCGGACTGTATCTGGTGTATCGGAGTGTGGTCAAGCTGGGCGGGACGATTACGTATGACAGCCGGGAAGGGGAAGGCACCGAATTTACGGTGCAGATCCCTTATAGAGCGAAGGGTGATGCTAATGGCTGA
- a CDS encoding 2-hydroxycarboxylate transporter family protein, with protein MQKAIQPPLSVPEQQPVVLKQGEQGFVQKVLHLKVGVIPLPLYVVFALIIFAASVLGELPNDMIGGFAVIIVLGVLLSDLGFKLPILKNIGGPAILSLMIPSFLVFWNVLDPSVLESVNTLMKTSNFLYLYISILVAGSITGMNRTTLINGFIRIFIPMMAGTIAAVAAGMGVGMLLGYSAHRTLFYIVVPIIGGGVGEGILPLSIAFSQILGGESGSYVAQMIPAAVIGNVFAIIGAGLLKRMADKNPSITGNGVLVKSKDGQKLAGSTYDSAKPDFLLMGAGLLFACGLFITGHLLSPFVGIPGPILMIFAAALLKISKLLPSKIEQGAYQLYKLVSGTLTWPLMVGLGMLYIPLKDVAALISLPYIIVCATVIVAMTITGYFTGKWVNMYPVEAAIVTGCRGGLGGTGDVAILSASGRMELMPFAQISTRIGGAITVVVATLLIAVWGG; from the coding sequence ATGCAAAAAGCAATTCAACCCCCACTTTCGGTACCGGAACAGCAGCCTGTTGTACTGAAGCAAGGAGAACAGGGCTTCGTCCAGAAGGTTCTGCATTTAAAGGTAGGCGTTATTCCGCTCCCGCTCTACGTGGTATTTGCACTCATTATTTTTGCGGCTTCTGTGCTTGGTGAACTGCCAAACGACATGATCGGCGGCTTTGCAGTAATTATTGTCCTGGGGGTGCTGCTCAGTGATCTGGGCTTCAAGCTTCCGATTCTGAAAAATATCGGCGGTCCCGCGATCCTCTCGCTAATGATCCCATCGTTCCTGGTGTTCTGGAATGTGCTCGACCCTTCGGTGCTCGAATCAGTCAACACGCTGATGAAGACATCGAACTTCCTCTACCTGTACATCTCGATTCTGGTAGCCGGAAGTATTACAGGGATGAACCGGACCACGCTGATTAACGGCTTCATCCGTATTTTCATTCCGATGATGGCCGGAACGATCGCTGCAGTCGCTGCGGGGATGGGCGTAGGGATGCTGCTCGGCTATAGCGCACACCGGACGTTGTTCTACATCGTTGTGCCTATTATCGGCGGCGGCGTTGGGGAAGGCATTCTCCCGCTGTCCATCGCGTTCTCGCAGATCCTCGGCGGGGAATCCGGTTCCTATGTGGCCCAGATGATTCCGGCGGCGGTGATCGGCAACGTGTTTGCGATTATCGGAGCGGGCCTGCTCAAGCGGATGGCTGACAAAAATCCGTCCATTACCGGGAACGGTGTCCTGGTGAAATCGAAGGATGGCCAGAAGCTGGCGGGCAGCACGTATGACAGCGCGAAGCCGGACTTCCTGCTGATGGGCGCGGGCCTGCTGTTCGCCTGCGGATTGTTCATCACCGGACACCTGCTGTCGCCGTTTGTCGGCATTCCGGGTCCGATCCTGATGATCTTCGCAGCGGCACTATTGAAGATTTCCAAGCTGCTCCCGTCCAAAATCGAGCAGGGTGCTTATCAGCTCTACAAGCTTGTGTCTGGCACGTTAACCTGGCCGCTCATGGTCGGCCTGGGGATGCTGTACATTCCGCTGAAGGATGTCGCGGCCCTGATCTCACTTCCTTATATTATTGTCTGCGCTACAGTGATTGTGGCGATGACGATCACTGGCTATTTTACCGGCAAATGGGTCAACATGTATCCGGTCGAAGCAGCGATTGTTACCGGGTGCCGCGGCGGTCTAGGAGGAACTGGCGATGTAGCGATTCTGTCGGCCTCCGGACGTATGGAGCTGATGCCATTCGCACAGATTTCTACACGTATCGGTGGAGCTATTACGGTGGTTGTGGCCACGCTGCTCATAGCAGTATGGGGCGGCTAA
- a CDS encoding diguanylate cyclase: MYIRLKRKLRQSQKLSLTTLLTGLVTLVVLLTSSILLLGSYESKKRSLMETTLHLNYLNADRMSKTMDSLFQSMHGTLEYNAIRLSDIDAMPPQEVNASLDLMRSSSNFFNSITVVDASGLIRNISPASIGTAGKHVSSTNSKEALALRKPYISSPYLTANTKRLIVFLSQPIFDAAGTYAGILSGTIYLQENNVLSEIFDNGQEDDSGAYYYIVDSQGHLVYHPDKARIGTDVSSNDVVQQLLNKRSGEQPVTNTRGIEMLAGYSSVPANGWGIVVVSPISQIHQELIGHFRTLIGFSSIPFILLLLGVILLARKFARPFVYLSDVVSRMGKEQIELQEAKRYWSREAYLLTDGVSLALANIRQQTEQLTHEAETDVLTGLMNRRSLEHTISQRMSSGVPFSLVLLDIDKFKLVNDTYGHNLGDEVLQHVVRVIVTSLRPDDVCYRYGGEEFVILLARTTPAEAFSAAERIRLAVERSQAPIAAQLTISQGIAHYPSHAGDLTGLLVKADQALYLAKSRGRNQSVITES; this comes from the coding sequence TTGTATATAAGGTTGAAGCGTAAGCTTCGTCAAAGTCAAAAGCTGAGCCTGACCACGCTGCTCACAGGTCTGGTGACACTGGTGGTTCTGCTAACTTCGAGTATTCTTCTGCTCGGTTCGTATGAGTCCAAGAAGCGGTCCTTAATGGAGACCACGCTTCATCTGAATTACCTCAATGCTGACCGGATGTCCAAGACGATGGATTCCTTATTTCAGTCTATGCACGGGACTCTGGAATACAACGCTATCAGGCTGTCTGACATAGATGCTATGCCGCCGCAGGAAGTGAATGCTTCTCTGGATCTGATGCGCAGCAGCAGTAATTTCTTCAATTCCATCACGGTGGTTGACGCCAGCGGACTCATCCGCAATATTTCGCCAGCCAGTATAGGGACCGCAGGCAAGCACGTCAGCTCAACGAATAGCAAGGAAGCCTTAGCACTCCGCAAGCCGTATATTTCTTCCCCTTATTTGACAGCCAATACCAAGCGGTTAATCGTATTTTTGAGCCAGCCGATCTTCGACGCTGCGGGTACCTATGCTGGAATCCTTAGCGGCACCATCTATCTTCAGGAGAATAATGTGCTGTCTGAGATTTTTGATAATGGGCAGGAGGATGATTCGGGGGCTTATTATTATATTGTGGATTCGCAAGGGCATCTGGTCTATCACCCGGATAAAGCGCGGATCGGCACAGATGTCAGCAGTAATGACGTTGTGCAGCAGCTGTTGAATAAGAGAAGCGGAGAACAGCCTGTCACGAACACCCGGGGCATTGAGATGCTGGCCGGTTACTCCAGTGTGCCCGCTAATGGCTGGGGCATTGTAGTCGTCTCCCCGATTAGCCAGATTCATCAGGAACTGATCGGGCATTTCCGTACCCTGATCGGATTTTCCTCCATACCGTTCATTCTGCTGCTGCTGGGCGTTATTCTGCTGGCGCGCAAATTTGCGCGTCCCTTCGTCTATCTGTCAGATGTCGTGAGCAGAATGGGCAAAGAACAGATAGAATTGCAGGAAGCGAAACGGTATTGGAGCCGGGAGGCGTATTTACTGACAGACGGCGTGTCGCTTGCCCTGGCCAATATCCGGCAGCAGACCGAGCAGTTGACCCATGAAGCCGAGACTGATGTGCTGACCGGTCTGATGAACCGCAGGTCCCTGGAGCATACGATCAGCCAGCGGATGAGCTCGGGTGTTCCCTTTTCACTGGTGCTGCTGGATATTGATAAGTTCAAGCTGGTCAATGACACGTACGGCCATAATCTGGGCGATGAAGTTCTGCAGCATGTCGTCCGGGTCATTGTAACCTCGCTTCGCCCGGATGATGTCTGTTACCGCTATGGCGGGGAGGAATTCGTTATTCTGCTGGCCCGGACTACGCCTGCGGAAGCCTTCAGCGCTGCTGAGCGAATCCGTCTTGCTGTCGAGCGGAGCCAGGCGCCGATTGCGGCGCAGCTTACGATTTCACAGGGAATTGCCCACTATCCATCGCATGCCGGCGACCTTACGGGACTGCTTGTGAAGGCGGATCAGGCCTTGTATCTGGCGAAAAGCAGAGGGCGGAACCAGTCGGTGATTACGGAGTCTTAG
- a CDS encoding response regulator, whose amino-acid sequence MIKVLIVEDDPMVSEMNKFYVQQVEGFRADGWASSAEEVLSMLEKQAYDLILLDIYMKESNGLELLSEIRRRGVKIDVIVISAASDKESIQEALQNGAVDYLIKPFEFARLRAALNGYREQNKLFRSQERLNQSELDRLARFKQERTSSQELAKGFTRQTLQTIWRAVEACGSELFSAEDISAVSGISRVSAGKYLIGLTEMGVLEMDLVYGSIGRPVQKYRLAPNGKSLITKYI is encoded by the coding sequence ATGATCAAAGTACTTATTGTTGAAGATGATCCTATGGTGTCGGAGATGAACAAGTTCTATGTCCAGCAGGTGGAAGGCTTCCGAGCCGATGGCTGGGCCAGCTCGGCGGAAGAAGTGCTGAGTATGCTGGAGAAGCAGGCCTATGACCTGATCCTGCTCGATATTTACATGAAGGAGAGCAACGGGCTGGAGCTGCTGTCCGAGATCCGGCGCAGGGGCGTGAAGATCGATGTCATCGTCATCTCGGCGGCGAGCGACAAGGAGAGCATTCAGGAAGCGCTGCAGAACGGGGCGGTGGACTACTTGATCAAGCCGTTTGAGTTCGCTAGGCTCCGGGCCGCCCTGAACGGATACCGGGAGCAGAATAAGCTGTTCCGCAGCCAGGAGCGGCTGAACCAGTCGGAGCTGGACAGGCTGGCGAGATTCAAGCAGGAGCGGACATCTTCGCAGGAGCTGGCGAAGGGCTTCACCCGGCAGACGCTCCAGACCATCTGGCGTGCCGTGGAGGCCTGCGGCAGCGAGCTGTTCTCCGCTGAGGATATCTCGGCGGTATCCGGCATCTCCCGCGTCTCCGCCGGCAAATACCTGATCGGGCTGACTGAGATGGGCGTGCTGGAGATGGATCTTGTCTACGGCAGCATCGGCCGCCCGGTGCAGAAATACCGGCTCGCTCCGAACGGCAAGAGTTTGATTACTAAGTATATTTAA